The proteins below come from a single Synechococcales cyanobacterium T60_A2020_003 genomic window:
- a CDS encoding carbon dioxide-concentrating mechanism protein CcmK, protein MSLDAVGSLETKGFPGVLAAADAMVKAGRVTLVGYIRAGSARFTVNIRGDVSEVKTAMEAGIAAVDKVYGGALETWVIIPRPHENVECVLPIGYSDSVEEFRSAVSNPRILGPANGSM, encoded by the coding sequence ATGTCACTGGATGCAGTTGGGTCGCTAGAAACAAAAGGATTTCCCGGTGTGTTAGCAGCAGCCGACGCGATGGTTAAAGCAGGTCGCGTAACGCTGGTGGGCTACATCCGTGCTGGAAGCGCCCGATTCACGGTTAACATTCGCGGAGACGTATCAGAAGTTAAAACCGCGATGGAAGCGGGGATTGCCGCTGTTGATAAAGTTTACGGTGGCGCATTGGAAACGTGGGTTATTATTCCTCGTCCCCACGAGAACGTGGAATGTGTTCTCCCCATTGGTTACAGCGATAGTGTGGAGGAATTCCGCAGTGCTGTCAGCAATCCTCGCATTCTCGGCCCTGCAAACGGTTCTATGTAG